Genomic segment of Verrucomicrobiota bacterium:
CAACGCGCTACCAGAGATATAAACGTCATTGGTGATTTTGCCACCGGCCATCCAGAGTTCATTGCTGGCCCCCACCACCACGATATTGGAACCCACACTGGCACCCGTGTTCACCACCAAGCGATTGCCTTTGGTCGCACTGCCGATATTCGTAATCATCGTGGCCCCCTGATAGGTGTTGGCCGCAGCGAAGGTGATAGAAACCGTACCGCCATTGCCACCAGAAACAAAGCCGCCGGTGCCCGAAATAACACTGTTATACGTATAGGCACCCGCCCCCACATTGGTGAGCGTATAACTATTATTGGTGATCGCGCCGCCAATCGTCAGGGTTCCACCGCTATTTGTCCAAGCTTGGTTGGCACTCAACGTGATCGGGAGGGTAATGGTGTTGGCGCCTGCAAGGTTAGTGATACCGCCGGTCAGGTAGAGGTTGGTGCCATACAGATTGAAGTTGGTGGACATCGTGCCAAACGTGATTGATCCCAAGCTGCTAATAAACGGGTAAATGTCATTGGTCGCGTTCTTCTGAGCGGCACTCTGGGCAGCATTATTGGTAAAGAGAAGGTTATCCGTGGCAACCGGCGCGGCATTGGGAGACCAATTTCCGACCGTGCTCCACAACCCTTTGGTCACGACAGCGTTTGTCCACACCTTCTGCGCGTGCGCACTCAACGCCATGCCAAACAACAACAAGGGCAGCAGCCGCAATGCGGCAGAGGTCATTTTTGAATCGCAGTCAGCCTGGCCACCAGAGTTCACATTCTTCTTCATAATCGTATCAATTTTACCCATCGCAGAACAAGCAACCGAGACACTCCATGCACAAAGAGTGTTTTGGCCTGCTGTTCGATAAGTGAACATCTAGCAAAAAGGGCGATCCGGTGCAATAATAATCGATGTTACAAATTTATTACCGAATGCGGAAAGCGATGATGGCGTGAATGGGATATCACCCGGGCGAAGTTCAGCTACTCCGGACGCATTCGCGCAGGTAATCCCGTGATTTTGCCAGCGCTTTCGTCATCTCGTCCGGGGTTGGCTCATGATGCATGAATGGGGTGACGTAGTGCGGATAATTGATCCGGGCCAGCGCGCGCAGCCAGGGCGCGCAATCCGTCGGGCCTTGGCCCGGCAACTGGTTCACGCCATCGGCTTTTTGCCAGGCGTAGAAGAAGAGCAGTTGTTTGCCGCAAATTTCAATCATCTGCTCCACCGAGGCCCCCAACGCCTGCACATGATACGGAGCCAACGCCAGCCCCAACCGGGAATGGGTATTCAGGTCAGTAAAAGCCTTGAAGGAATCCGGGGAATCCAACAGGGCGTTACCATGATTTTCGATGGCAAGGAAGGACTGATACTTCTCGCACTGTTCGAGCAAAGGTTTCAGCGATTCCAGGAACCCCTTCATTTTAGCAGTGAGTTCAGCCGGTTTGCAGGGGCCGGCACTGCCGCGTACCGCCACGCCACCACCCACCTGCCCGAGCAGTTCCGCATATTTCGGGTACCCCCCAGCATAGACGGAAAACGCGCAGAGCCTGAGTTTATGCTTGGCCAGCAGGACCTTGAGCCCGTCCGGACCGAGGCGTTTCTGCACGTCATCCAGATGCGGACACCCGGCATGGGCCGACCAAACATCAATGGCCTCGAAGCCGAGTTCCGCAATGCGCTGGAACGCGTCTTCAACCGGCAGTTTGGTATATCCTATCGAGGATGCCGCCAGGCGCATGGTCCATTTGCTCTCAGCAGCAGCCAGATCAAGATGGGAAGCCGAGGCCGCTGCGACGCCAGCCAAACCAGCGGTGTGCAGAAAGTTACGGCGGGAAAGTCCGTGCCACATTCCGTGTTCATGCGTATTCATATAGTTGCTGGTTACCATAGCACAATGACCATCGGCAGTCGTTCAGAATTCAACAATGGTTGATTTTGAACAAGCTGACTTTCCTTGGTGTTTACTCGATATTTGATGCAGCCGTCATGACCGACGGCAAGGCGTGAAAAATCATTCCCATTCCGACGGGTTTGCCGTATATTCATCGGCAGCGCGGCCGATCAAATCATTGGCATCAGCCGAAACACATGCAGCCAAGCGATCGTCGCTGCGGGAACATTGAATCTGGTTAAAAGCTGTTTATGCAGAATCCAAAGGCAAAGGCAGGTTGGCAACACTGGCTCAGCGTTGCCGTGTGTGGTTGGGCACTCATGCTCCCGGCTCAAACTCCCGCCCCCACTGACGACCCCATCCTGGCTTGGGAAGCCTTCCAGGCCGTCGCGCGCAAACTGCCGGCACCTGCCATCTGGAAAGCGCGTCCCCCTACCCCGGAGGAGCGGGAGGAATTCAAACAAAAGCAACTGACAGCCTTGGAGAAATCGGCAGGGTTGGCGCGTGAGTTTTACACCCGCTTTCCAAAGGACCCCAACGCCGGACGCGCCCGCAAAAAGGAATGGGAGGCACTTTCAATGTTACTGCAAGCGGGACAGAGCAACCGACTCAGCCAACTGGAAACTGTGGAAACCGCTCTGCTGGCCGATACCAATTTGGACGATGAAGACCGGTTTGAAATCCGCTCCCAGGCCACAAGTCGGCAGGTCATGGCGCGCCGCAGCACCAACCTGGCACAGACGCTTGAAGATTATGAGAAAGGGGCGCGCCAGATGCTCAAGGAGTTTCCCGACCGCACCGAACCATACGAAACCCTGCTGCTGGTAGCCGATAACAGCCCCCGGGAAAAGGCCCTCAAGCTCACGTCTGAAATTGCCGCCGCGCCCAAAGTATCGGATCGAACCAAGCAAGCAGCCTTGGAAC
This window contains:
- a CDS encoding TlpA disulfide reductase family protein, whose amino-acid sequence is MQNPKAKAGWQHWLSVAVCGWALMLPAQTPAPTDDPILAWEAFQAVARKLPAPAIWKARPPTPEEREEFKQKQLTALEKSAGLAREFYTRFPKDPNAGRARKKEWEALSMLLQAGQSNRLSQLETVETALLADTNLDDEDRFEIRSQATSRQVMARRSTNLAQTLEDYEKGARQMLKEFPDRTEPYETLLLVADNSPREKALKLTSEIAAAPKVSDRTKQAALELMQRLELIGTRPGFKLTTATGEVIDLAKPRGKPVVLSFWATWCPACMMEMPALMELQAKYASQGVEFIGINQDRDKDAFLRYLKDKEITWPQCYDAGQELATQLRVTAIPVCYMLDKKGILREILVGKANLEKPLQALLKE
- a CDS encoding TIM barrel protein, with product MNTHEHGMWHGLSRRNFLHTAGLAGVAAASASHLDLAAAESKWTMRLAASSIGYTKLPVEDAFQRIAELGFEAIDVWSAHAGCPHLDDVQKRLGPDGLKVLLAKHKLRLCAFSVYAGGYPKYAELLGQVGGGVAVRGSAGPCKPAELTAKMKGFLESLKPLLEQCEKYQSFLAIENHGNALLDSPDSFKAFTDLNTHSRLGLALAPYHVQALGASVEQMIEICGKQLLFFYAWQKADGVNQLPGQGPTDCAPWLRALARINYPHYVTPFMHHEPTPDEMTKALAKSRDYLRECVRSS